In Tursiops truncatus isolate mTurTru1 chromosome 19, mTurTru1.mat.Y, whole genome shotgun sequence, a genomic segment contains:
- the RSPH6A gene encoding radial spoke head protein 6 homolog A: MGDLPPDPEPPPQPTSSLRNFQVSERRRSREHSRPQLTVPEEVQQIPLDAQILRGSQEMVSNQISRGWSQEASVTPNENFIFQAEEAQRGGIEYPSLNTGFPSEVQPQTYLSEGRLQASHNASLMLQQLQQGEGNLLQQLESAYQEPRADLLGQYTRYQREDLQFSQDTQHGPYLRDDPALQFSPSEPGFMPFNMEVTEPEPRELAVQNAKAYLLQTSVNCDLSLYEHLVNLLTKILNQRPEDPLFLLESLNRTTQWEWFHPKLDTLRDDPELQTTYEMAERQKVLFSRSGGSEAEQEMEEEAAGTAVPNIMEKAFYLEQAGVGLSSDESFRIFMALKQLVGQQPIQTCRFWGKILGLSRNYLVAEVEFREGEEEVEETMEGGEVMEEHAEEESDEGDEGEEKAADVIPKPTWKPPPVVPKEESRNGANKYLYFVCNEPGQLWVRLPHVTPIQIVQARKIKKFFTGFLDAPVISYPPFPGNEANYLRAQIARISAATQISPLGFYQFSEEEGDEEEEGGARRDSYEENPDFEGIPVLELVDSMANWVHHTQHILPQGRCTWVNPLQKTEEEELGEEEEKADEGIDEAGQEVGPPLLTPLSEDAEIMHMSPWTARLSCSLSPQYSVAVVRSNLWPGAYAYASGKKFENIYIGWGHKYSPENFNPSLPAPVQQEYPSGPEIVEMSDPTVEEEQALAAAEEEEEEEEEEEEEEDEGQDD; the protein is encoded by the exons ATGGGAGACCTACCACCTGATCCTGAGCCCCCTCCTCAGCCGACCTCCAGCCTTAGGAATTTCCAGGTCTCCGAGCGGCGGCGCAGTCGGGAACACTCTAGGCCCCAGCTCACAGTCCCTGAAGAGGTGCAGCAGATACCGCTTGACGCTCAGATCCTGCGCGGCAGTCAGGAGATGGTGTCGAACCAGATCAGCCGGGGCTGGTCACAAGAGGCCAGTGTGACCCCAAATGAGAACTTTATTTTTCAGGCCGAGGAAGCCCAGCGGGGGGGCATTGAATACCCTTCCCTGAATACGGGCTTTCCCTCAGAGGTACAGCCCCAAACTTACTTGAGTGAAGGCAGGCTCCAGGCCAGTCACAACGCCAGCCTAATGCTGCAGCAGCTACAGCAGGGCGAAGGCAACCTATTACAGCAACTGGAGTCTGCCTACCAGGAGCCCCGGGCTGACCTCTTGGGCCAGTACACCAGGTACCAGAGAGAAGACCTGCAGTTCAGCCAGGACACCCAGCATGGGCCCTACCTACGGGATGACCCTGCGCTCCAGTTCTCGCCCTCTGAGCCGGGCTTCATGCCCTTCAATATGGAGGTGACTGAGCCAGAACCTCGAGAGCTGGCCGTGCAGAACGCCAAGGCCTACCTGCTGCAGACCAGCGTCAATTGCGACCTCAGCCT GTATGAGCACCTGGTGAACCTACTGACCAAGATCCTGAACCAGCGGCCCGAGGACCCCTTGTTCCTCCTGGAGTCGCTGAACCGCACCACTCAGTGGGAGTGGTTCCACCCCAAGTTGGACACGCTTCGGGACGACCCGGAGTTGCAGACCACCTATGAGATGGCCGAGAGGCAGAAGGTGCTGTTCAGCCGGAGCGGCGGCAGCGAGGCTGaacaggagatggaggaggaggca GCTGGGACTGCCGTGCCCAACATCATGGAGAAGGCCTTCTACCTCGAACAGGCCGGCGTGGGCCTAAGCTCAGACGAGAGCTTCCGCATCTTCATGGCCCTGAAGCAGCTAGTGGGGCAGCAGCCCATCCAAACCTGCCGCTTCTGGGGCAAGATCCTGGGGCTCAGTCGCAACTACCTGGTGGCTGAGGTGGAATTCCGGGAGGgcgaggaggaggtggaggagacgATGGAGGGCGGCGAGGTCATGGAGGAGCACGCCGAGGAGGAGAGCGACGAGGGCGACGAGGGCGAGGAGAAGGCCGCCGACGTCATCCCCAAGCCCACGTGGAAGCCGCCGCCCGTCGTCCCCAAGGAAGAGAGCCGAAATGGCGCCAACAAGTACCTGTATTTCGTGTGCAACGAGCCGGGCCAGCTGTGGGTGAGGCTGCCCCACGTCACGCCGATCCAGATCGTGCAGGCCCGCAAGATCAAGAAGTTCTTCACTGGCTTCCTGGACGCGCCGGTCATCAGCTACCCGCCCTTCCCGGGCAACGAGGCCAACTACCTGAGGGCCCAGATCGCCCGCATCTCGGCCGCCACACAGATCAGCCCCCTCGGCTTCTACCAGTTCAGCGAGGAGGAGGGcgacgaggaggaggagggcggTGCCAGGCGCGACTCTTACGAGGAGAACCCCGACTTTGAGGGCATCCCAGTCCTCGAGTTGGTGGACTCCATGGCCAACTGGGTGCATCATACGCAGCACATCCTGCCACAG ggcCGCTGCACTTGGGTGAACCCTTTGCAGAAGACggaggaggaggagctgggggaggaggaagagaaagcagaTGAGGGGATAGACGAGGCGGGGCAGGAGGTCGGGCCCCCGCTGCTGACGCCACTCTCAGAAGATGCAG AAATCATGCACATGTCACCCTGGACCGCCCGCCTGTCCTGCAGCCTCAGTCCACAGTACTCCGTGGCTGTCGTGCGCTCCAATCTCTGGCCAGGGGCCTATGCTTACGCCAGTGGCAA GAAGTTTGAGAACATCTACATCGGCTGGGGCCACAAGTACAGTCCTGAGAATTTCAACCCGTCCCTGCCAGCCCCTGTTCAGCAAGAGTACCCCAGCGGCCCGGAGATCGTGGAGATGAGCGACCCCACGGTGGAGGAGGAGCAGGCCCTGGCGGCCgcggaggaagaggaagaggaagaggaggaagaggaggaagaggaggatgaggGCCAGGATGACTGA